A DNA window from Vigna angularis cultivar LongXiaoDou No.4 chromosome 1, ASM1680809v1, whole genome shotgun sequence contains the following coding sequences:
- the LOC108342297 gene encoding abscisic acid 8'-hydroxylase 4, producing the protein MEIIAVFLCIFFFFSSLLSYPLIKKQKKPQQIPKPKLPPGSMGWPYIGETLQLYSQDPNIFFASKQKRYGEIFKTHILGCPCVMLASPEAARFVLVTHAHLFKPTYPKSKEKLIGPSALFFHQGEYHTRIRKLVQTSLSPETIRKLIPDIETEVVSSLESWVSAGQLINAFQEMKKFSFNIGILSVFGHLERKYRDQLKENYCIVEKGYNSFPNRIPGTAYSKALLARRRIREIISEIIRKRKEQRLVDKDLLGHLLNYKDEKGQTASDDQIADNVIGVLFAAQDTTASVLTWILKYLHDDQKLLEAVKAEQMAVYEANEGKKPLTWSQTRNMPITQRVILESLRMASIISFTFREAVVDVVYKGYLIPKGWKVMPLFRNIHHNPEFHPSPHNFDPSRFEVAPKPNTFMPFGNGVHSCPGNELAKLNMFILIHHLVTKYRWEVVGYQNGIQYSPFPVPVYGLPTRFWRNQWNQR; encoded by the exons ATGGAGATCATTGCGGTTTTCTtatgcattttctttttcttctcatccCTTCTTTCTTATCCATTAATAAAGAAGCAGAAGAAACCTCAACAAATACCTAAGCCGAAGCTTCCCCCTGGTTCAATGGGTTGGCCTTACATAGGAGAGACCCTTCAACTCTATTCTCAGGACCCTAACATCTTCTTTGCATCTAAGCAAAAAAG ATATGGAGAAATCTTTAAGACACACATACTAGGTTGTCCATGCGTGATGTTGGCCAGCCCCGAGGCTGCACGTTTTGTGTTGGTGACTCATGCTCACTTGTTCAAGCCCACATACCCCAAAAGCAAAGAGAAGCTAATAGGCCCTTCTGCATTGTTCTTTCACCAAGGAGAATACCACACTCGCATCAGGAAGCTGGTGCAAACCTCTCTTTCTCCTGAAACCATTCGGAAACTCATCCCAGACATCGAAACCGAGGTTGTTTCCTCCTTGGAATCGTGGGTTTCCGCTGGACAACTCATTAACGCTTTCCAAGAAATGAAAAAG TTCTCTTTCAATATTGGCATCCTCTCTGTCTTTGGACACTTGGAACGCAAATATAGAGACCAGCTTAAGGAAAACTACTGCATAGTAGAGAAAGGGTACAACTCTTTTCCAAACAGGATACCTGGAACTGCATACTCAAAAGCACTTTTG GCAAGGAGGAGAATCAGAGAGATTATAAGTGAGATAATCAGAAAGAGAAAGGAGCAGAGATTGGTGGATAAGGATCTGTTAGGCCACTTGCTGAACTACAAGGATGAAAAGGGACAAACGGCAAGTGATGACCAAATTGCTGATAATGTAATTGGGGTACTATTTGCAGCTCAGGATACTACAGCAAGTGTTCTAACATGGATTCTCAAGTATCTTCATGATGACCAGAAACTTCTTGAAGCAGTAAAA GCAGAGCAAATGGCAGTGTATGAAGCTAATGAAGGGAAGAAGCCATTGACATGGAGTCAGACCAGAAATATGCCAATTACTCAGAGG GTAATTTTGGAAAGCCTTAGGATGGCAAGTATCATTTCATTTACTTTTAGGGAAGCTGTGGTTGATGTGGTGTACAAAG GATATCTTATACCCAAGGGTTGGAAAGTCATGCCACTGTTCAGGAACATCCATCATAATCCAGAATTCCACCCTTCTCCTCACAATTTTGACCCATCAAGGTTTGAG GTTGCTCCAAAGCCCAATACTTTCATGCCATTTGGCAATGGAGTGCATTCTTGTCCAGGAAATGAGCTTGCCAAATTGAACATGTTCATTTTGATTCATCATCTAGTAACAAAATATAG GTGGGAGGTTGTGGGATATCAGAACGGAATCCAATATAGTCCATTCCCAGTCCCTGTGTATGGTCTACCAACAAGATTTTGGAGAAACCAATGGAATCAAAGATGA